The following coding sequences lie in one Arthrobacter sp. PGP41 genomic window:
- the tyrS gene encoding tyrosine--tRNA ligase has translation MPELNSLESQQNDTTFANVWQELKWRGLVHVSTDEAELEKLLADGPVTYYCGFDPTAPSLHLGNLVQLLLMRRLQLAGHKPLGLVGGSTGMIGDPRPTAERTLNTKDTVAEWVGYLQAQVRRFLSFEGDNAARMVNNLDWTAPLSAIDFLRDVGKHFRVGTMLRKDAVASRLSSDEGISYTEFSYQILQGMDYLQLYRDYGCVLQTGGSDQWGNLTSGTELIRKVEGKSVHALGTPLITNADGTKFGKSEGNAIWLDAGMCSPYAFYQFWVNTADADVVNRLKVFTFLSRAEIEEIAVAVAERPFAREGQRKLAYEVTSLVHGVEATEKVIAASAALFGNGDLTALDKATLQAATSELPSATVQVDALGIVDLLVASGLSESKSAARRTVGEGGAYVNNEKVSDPEAVISESELLHGQYLLLRRGKKNLATVEVLVP, from the coding sequence GTGCCAGAACTCAACAGCCTCGAATCGCAGCAGAACGACACCACTTTTGCCAATGTCTGGCAGGAGCTGAAATGGCGTGGCCTGGTCCACGTCTCCACCGATGAAGCAGAACTCGAAAAACTGCTCGCCGACGGACCTGTGACGTACTATTGCGGCTTCGATCCCACCGCGCCGAGCCTGCACCTGGGCAACCTCGTCCAGCTCCTGCTCATGCGGCGGCTGCAGTTGGCCGGCCACAAGCCCCTCGGGCTCGTGGGCGGTTCCACCGGCATGATCGGCGATCCCCGCCCGACAGCAGAGCGCACCCTGAACACCAAGGACACCGTCGCTGAGTGGGTGGGCTACCTCCAGGCGCAGGTCCGCCGGTTCCTTAGCTTCGAGGGTGACAACGCAGCCCGGATGGTCAACAACCTGGACTGGACGGCGCCGCTGAGCGCCATTGACTTCCTGCGTGACGTGGGAAAGCACTTCCGTGTGGGAACCATGCTGCGCAAGGACGCCGTTGCGTCCCGGCTGAGCTCGGATGAGGGCATCAGCTACACCGAGTTCAGCTACCAGATCCTGCAGGGGATGGACTACCTCCAGCTTTACCGGGATTATGGCTGCGTACTGCAGACCGGCGGCTCGGACCAGTGGGGCAACCTCACCAGTGGCACGGAACTGATCCGCAAGGTGGAGGGCAAGAGCGTCCACGCACTTGGCACCCCATTGATCACCAACGCCGACGGCACCAAGTTCGGCAAGAGCGAGGGCAACGCCATCTGGCTGGACGCCGGCATGTGCAGCCCCTACGCCTTCTACCAGTTCTGGGTCAACACAGCGGATGCCGACGTCGTGAACCGGCTGAAGGTTTTCACCTTCCTTAGCCGGGCCGAGATTGAAGAAATCGCCGTGGCTGTGGCTGAGCGTCCGTTCGCCCGGGAGGGCCAGCGGAAACTTGCCTATGAAGTGACATCCCTCGTGCATGGAGTGGAAGCCACTGAGAAGGTCATCGCGGCCTCCGCCGCACTTTTCGGGAACGGCGACCTCACTGCCCTCGACAAGGCCACCCTCCAGGCGGCGACGTCAGAGCTTCCTTCCGCGACAGTCCAGGTGGATGCGCTGGGAATCGTGGACCTCTTGGTGGCCTCCGGCCTTTCCGAAAGCAAGTCGGCGGCCAGGCGCACGGTTGGCGAAGGCGGGGCCTACGTCAACAACGAGAAGGTGTCGGATCCCGAAGCCGTGATTTCGGAGTCCGAACTTCTGCATGGGCAGTACCTGCTCCTGCGCCGCGGAAAGAAGAACCTCGCCACCGTGGAAGTCCTGGTTCCCTAG
- a CDS encoding TlyA family RNA methyltransferase — MPLRLDQALVARGLARSRTHAAALIAEGKVSSAGQVLAKASLHVDEGRDLAVQHDEQDAYASRAGHKLAGALDAFPEVSAAGKRCLDAGASTGGFTDVLLRRGAAHVVAVDVGHGQLVPQLREDPRVEVHEGLNVRYMSPADIGGPAALTVADLSFISLTLVVQPLALCTEPGGDLVLMVKPQFEIGKDRLGRTGVVTSERERRLAVEKVARAALDAGLDLTGLAQSPLPGQDGNVEYFLWIKRRMSQDLPKIEEREAAAAALLGRIWPNH, encoded by the coding sequence ATGCCGCTGCGCCTCGACCAGGCGTTGGTGGCCCGCGGCCTTGCACGCTCCCGCACCCATGCGGCCGCCCTGATCGCCGAGGGCAAGGTCAGTTCCGCCGGACAGGTCCTCGCCAAGGCATCCCTCCATGTCGATGAGGGCCGGGACCTCGCCGTTCAGCATGATGAACAGGACGCCTACGCCAGCCGCGCGGGCCACAAGCTGGCCGGCGCCCTTGACGCCTTCCCCGAGGTCTCGGCAGCGGGAAAAAGATGCCTTGACGCCGGAGCCTCCACCGGCGGCTTCACGGACGTGCTGCTGAGGCGGGGAGCCGCGCACGTGGTGGCGGTCGACGTCGGGCATGGCCAGCTGGTGCCCCAGCTCCGCGAGGATCCCCGCGTGGAGGTCCACGAGGGACTGAACGTCCGCTACATGTCCCCCGCGGACATTGGCGGCCCTGCAGCGCTTACCGTGGCTGACCTGTCCTTCATTTCCCTCACCCTGGTGGTGCAGCCGCTGGCCCTCTGCACTGAGCCCGGCGGGGACCTGGTGCTGATGGTGAAGCCGCAGTTTGAAATCGGAAAGGACCGGCTGGGACGGACCGGCGTGGTCACCTCCGAGCGGGAACGGCGCCTGGCGGTGGAGAAGGTTGCCAGGGCAGCGCTCGACGCCGGGCTCGACCTGACGGGCCTTGCGCAGAGTCCGCTGCCGGGCCAGGACGGAAACGTTGAATACTTCCTGTGGATAAAACGCAGGATGAGCCAAGACTTGCCTAAGATCGAAGAGCGGGAGGCAGCGGCCGCTGCCTTGCTCGGACGAATCTGGCCGAACCACTAG
- a CDS encoding DNA-3-methyladenine glycosylase encodes MNRNPLAGTSLRDFLSGDARQLAPLLLGAVLTHESREGVVSVRLTEVEAYLGPEDSLHPDPGSHTYRGPTPRNAPMFGPAGHLYVYFTYGMHHCTNLVCGPEGTASALLLRAGEIVDGVELARRRRPTSKDLADLARGPARLAKAMGMTTADSGRDALAPPFGLVLPPRTSQRVSSGPRVGVSGAGGTDRYSWRFWVTGDPTVSQYKAAKPRRAKPDPAGFHGR; translated from the coding sequence ATGAACAGAAATCCGCTGGCCGGCACATCGCTGCGGGATTTCCTTTCCGGAGATGCCCGCCAGTTGGCGCCCCTGCTGCTGGGGGCGGTGCTGACGCACGAGTCCCGGGAAGGCGTGGTGTCCGTCCGGCTCACCGAAGTGGAGGCCTACCTCGGGCCAGAGGATTCGCTCCACCCGGACCCCGGCTCTCACACCTACCGGGGCCCCACACCCCGCAACGCACCCATGTTTGGCCCGGCGGGGCACCTGTATGTCTACTTCACCTACGGGATGCATCACTGCACCAACCTTGTGTGCGGACCGGAAGGAACGGCTTCTGCGCTCCTGCTGCGGGCCGGGGAGATCGTAGACGGCGTGGAACTGGCCCGGCGCCGGCGCCCCACGTCCAAGGACCTTGCCGACCTGGCAAGGGGGCCCGCGCGGCTGGCCAAAGCCATGGGCATGACGACGGCGGACAGCGGCCGCGATGCACTGGCGCCGCCTTTCGGGCTGGTGCTTCCGCCCCGCACCAGCCAACGGGTGAGTTCGGGCCCCCGCGTGGGAGTCTCCGGTGCCGGCGGAACGGACCGGTATTCCTGGCGTTTCTGGGTCACCGGCGACCCCACCGTTTCCCAATACAAGGCCGCCAAGCCCAGGAGGGCAAAACCGGATCCGGCCGGGTTTCACGGGCGTTAA
- a CDS encoding DNA-3-methyladenine glycosylase 2 family protein: MDFWQRYRAIDARDTRFDGQFYTAVRTTGIYCRPSCPARTPKPANVTFYETSAAAHDAGYRACKRCLPEAVPGTPAWNLRQDVAGRAMRLINDGVINRDGVEGLAARLGYSSRQLNRILSQELGAGPLSLARAGRAQTARTLLVSTSMKLADIAFAAGFSSVRQFNDTMLEVFDMTPTALRAARHPKAPAGSTAITLRLPYREPFDPGIFTFLAVRALPGIETGTAASYARTLRLPHGDARFRVDYDDGAPGRPLTLTIGAVDLRDLPALLSRVRRLFDLDADPVAIDSALAGDGRLAAAVASTPGIRMPGALDPAEMLVRAMIGQQVTVAAARTALTQLAAVGRPSQSPGDGLDGMFPTAAEIAADGHAVLRGPRKRTEALRAAASALAEGRLDFGYGDDLASLGAKLLPLAGVGPWTVGYLAMRVLGAPDVFLANDAAVRNGIKALSGAAHGAADAEPGFHGAAVPSPDFREVSPWRSYATMHLWRAAARPAAAGTGTAGTSTTGSGTTEKANR, encoded by the coding sequence ATGGACTTCTGGCAGCGCTACCGGGCAATCGATGCAAGGGACACCCGGTTCGACGGGCAGTTCTACACTGCCGTCCGGACCACGGGCATTTACTGCCGCCCCTCATGCCCGGCCCGGACTCCGAAGCCGGCCAACGTCACGTTCTACGAAACCTCCGCGGCGGCCCACGACGCCGGCTACCGGGCCTGCAAGCGCTGCCTTCCGGAGGCTGTTCCGGGGACACCCGCCTGGAACCTTCGCCAGGATGTTGCCGGGCGCGCCATGCGGCTCATCAACGACGGCGTGATCAACAGGGACGGCGTGGAGGGCCTGGCCGCCCGCCTGGGCTATTCATCCCGCCAGCTCAACCGCATCCTCAGCCAGGAACTGGGGGCGGGGCCGCTGTCACTGGCCCGGGCCGGACGGGCGCAGACCGCCCGGACCCTGCTGGTGTCCACTTCCATGAAGCTTGCCGACATCGCCTTCGCGGCCGGCTTCAGCAGCGTCCGCCAGTTCAACGACACCATGCTGGAGGTCTTCGACATGACCCCCACTGCCCTGCGCGCGGCGCGGCATCCGAAGGCCCCCGCCGGCTCCACCGCCATCACCCTCCGCCTCCCCTACCGGGAACCCTTCGACCCCGGGATTTTTACGTTCCTTGCCGTGCGCGCCCTCCCTGGCATCGAAACGGGCACCGCGGCGTCCTACGCCCGCACGCTGCGGCTTCCGCACGGGGACGCGAGGTTCCGGGTGGATTACGACGACGGCGCTCCCGGGCGGCCGCTGACCCTCACCATCGGCGCGGTGGACCTCCGCGACCTGCCGGCCCTGCTGAGCCGCGTCCGGAGGCTGTTCGACCTGGACGCGGATCCGGTTGCCATCGACAGCGCGCTGGCCGGGGACGGCCGGCTGGCGGCCGCGGTGGCAAGCACCCCGGGGATCAGGATGCCCGGAGCGCTGGATCCCGCGGAGATGCTGGTCCGGGCGATGATCGGGCAGCAGGTCACCGTGGCTGCGGCGCGGACCGCACTCACCCAGCTGGCCGCCGTCGGACGCCCCAGCCAAAGCCCCGGCGACGGCCTTGACGGCATGTTCCCCACCGCAGCGGAGATTGCCGCGGACGGCCACGCCGTCCTGCGCGGGCCCCGGAAGCGAACCGAGGCACTCCGGGCAGCTGCCTCCGCGTTGGCGGAGGGTAGGCTCGATTTCGGTTACGGCGACGACCTGGCCAGCCTTGGCGCGAAGCTGCTGCCGCTGGCGGGGGTTGGACCATGGACGGTGGGCTACCTCGCCATGCGGGTGCTCGGCGCCCCGGACGTATTCCTTGCCAACGACGCGGCGGTACGGAACGGGATCAAGGCCCTGAGCGGTGCGGCCCACGGCGCGGCGGATGCGGAACCTGGTTTCCACGGTGCTGCGGTTCCAAGCCCGGACTTCCGTGAGGTCAGCCCGTGGCGCTCCTATGCCACCATGCACCTGTGGCGGGCGGCGGCGCGCCCTGCCGCGGCAGGCACCGGCACAGCAGGCACCAGCACAACAGGCAGCGGCACAACAGAGAAGGCGAACCGATGA
- a CDS encoding methylated-DNA--[protein]-cysteine S-methyltransferase, whose translation MKAQLLQMSTPDGPFTILARDGVVLSSGWTGNPGDLTGQVHPSLRPASIEVVASLGEISAAVEAFYSGDPAPAMQVPVRQKSGPFRAHAWDVLRLVQPGSPVTYTEYAGLAGNPKAVRAAASACAFNAAALFVPCHRVIRTDGSLGGFRWGLPIKQSLLAREAA comes from the coding sequence ATGAAGGCCCAGTTGCTCCAGATGTCCACCCCGGACGGACCGTTCACCATCCTTGCCCGGGACGGCGTGGTCCTTTCCAGCGGCTGGACCGGCAATCCCGGCGACCTGACCGGCCAGGTCCACCCGTCCCTGCGGCCCGCCTCGATTGAAGTGGTCGCCAGCCTGGGGGAAATCTCGGCTGCCGTGGAGGCGTTCTACTCGGGCGATCCGGCGCCGGCCATGCAGGTTCCCGTGCGGCAGAAGTCCGGGCCGTTCCGTGCCCACGCATGGGATGTGCTCCGGCTGGTGCAGCCTGGATCCCCCGTAACGTACACCGAGTACGCGGGGCTGGCCGGCAATCCCAAAGCGGTCCGGGCGGCCGCCAGCGCCTGTGCCTTTAATGCGGCAGCCCTGTTTGTGCCCTGCCACCGCGTGATCCGGACGGACGGTTCGCTGGGCGGCTTCCGCTGGGGACTGCCCATCAAGCAGAGCCTGCTGGCGCGCGAAGCCGCCTGA
- a CDS encoding HAD-IIA family hydrolase — MSDVPLISLFDALLADLDGVVYAGPHAIPGAVESLKQLSGLGVGLGYVTNNASRSPAEVAAHLRELGAPAEDHQVVSSSQAAADLLASLLAPGSRVLITGSPALAAEIELVGLVPVYGQDEDPVAVVQGFNPEIGWKDLAEATYVVNAGALWVATNTDMSIPQARGIAPGNGTLVHAVAAATGQTPRVAGKPEAPLFHSAAKRLGAERPLVVGDRLDTDILGGNNAGFATVAVLTGVDTRQTILAARAAERPDYIISSLADLHRVYPEVTHDDGTYACGEATARVANGAVGIIGSQDNLDSWRAACAAWWAATPDAAAPQAPELVWLDH; from the coding sequence ATGAGTGACGTTCCCCTGATTTCCCTGTTCGACGCCCTCCTGGCAGATCTGGACGGCGTGGTCTATGCCGGACCGCATGCCATTCCCGGTGCGGTTGAGTCCCTAAAACAGCTCTCCGGCCTCGGCGTGGGGCTGGGCTACGTGACCAACAACGCATCCCGGTCCCCGGCGGAGGTGGCTGCCCACCTCCGGGAACTCGGCGCGCCTGCCGAGGACCACCAGGTGGTCAGTTCCTCCCAGGCCGCCGCAGACCTTCTCGCCTCCCTGCTGGCTCCGGGCTCCAGGGTCCTCATCACCGGCAGCCCGGCGCTGGCCGCGGAGATCGAACTCGTGGGGCTCGTACCGGTGTACGGCCAGGACGAGGACCCGGTGGCGGTGGTCCAGGGATTCAACCCCGAGATCGGGTGGAAGGACCTGGCCGAAGCCACCTACGTCGTCAACGCAGGCGCCCTGTGGGTGGCCACCAACACTGACATGTCCATACCGCAGGCCCGCGGCATCGCCCCGGGGAACGGCACGCTGGTGCACGCTGTCGCAGCCGCAACGGGCCAGACCCCGCGTGTGGCCGGCAAGCCCGAAGCGCCGCTCTTCCACTCCGCCGCCAAGCGGCTTGGCGCGGAACGGCCCCTGGTGGTGGGAGACCGGCTGGACACGGACATCCTGGGCGGAAACAACGCAGGCTTCGCCACTGTGGCGGTCCTGACCGGCGTCGACACCCGGCAAACCATCCTGGCCGCCCGCGCCGCCGAGCGTCCGGACTACATCATCAGCTCCCTGGCGGACCTGCACCGGGTCTACCCGGAGGTCACGCACGACGACGGCACCTACGCCTGCGGCGAGGCCACGGCCCGCGTGGCCAACGGGGCGGTGGGCATCATCGGCAGCCAGGACAACCTTGATTCCTGGCGGGCCGCGTGTGCAGCCTGGTGGGCAGCCACCCCGGACGCCGCCGCACCCCAGGCGCCTGAACTCGTCTGGCTGGATCACTAG
- a CDS encoding NAD kinase has translation MSRRVLVLAHTGREDSLKAAWEACALLHASGIVPVMQESELGDMERFFGHLAQPVEILHDHVRLPDVELVMVLGGDGTILRAAELVREVDVPLLGVNLGHVGFLAESERADLAQTVEWIASREYTVEERMTIDVQVWVRGQKIWHTWALNEAAIEKANRERMLEVVTEVDERPLTSFGCDGIVLATPTGSTAYGFSAGGPVVWPEVEALVIVPISAHALFAKPLVVSPHSRLAVEVLNRTDALGVLWCDGRRSVDLPPGARVEVTKSATPVRLARTHQTPFSARLVRKFQLPIHGWRGPAPKAESVHTGPIPIIRTPRPMPPLQVPQAGQPDVETDPPTAK, from the coding sequence ATGAGCAGGCGTGTACTGGTCCTCGCCCATACCGGCCGCGAGGACTCACTTAAGGCCGCCTGGGAGGCGTGTGCCCTGCTGCATGCCTCGGGCATCGTGCCGGTCATGCAGGAGTCCGAACTCGGGGACATGGAGCGGTTTTTCGGACACCTGGCCCAGCCCGTGGAGATCCTCCACGACCACGTCCGGCTCCCGGACGTCGAACTCGTCATGGTCCTCGGCGGTGACGGCACCATCCTGCGCGCGGCAGAGCTTGTCCGCGAGGTGGACGTGCCGCTGCTTGGGGTGAACCTCGGCCATGTGGGATTCCTCGCCGAAAGTGAGCGGGCGGACCTGGCCCAGACGGTGGAATGGATTGCCAGCCGTGAGTACACGGTGGAAGAGCGCATGACCATCGATGTCCAGGTGTGGGTGCGCGGCCAGAAGATCTGGCACACGTGGGCGCTGAATGAGGCCGCCATCGAGAAGGCCAACCGTGAACGCATGCTGGAGGTGGTCACCGAGGTGGATGAGCGTCCCCTGACGTCCTTCGGCTGCGACGGCATCGTGCTGGCCACGCCCACGGGTTCCACAGCGTACGGTTTTTCTGCCGGCGGCCCGGTGGTCTGGCCCGAGGTGGAGGCCCTGGTCATCGTCCCCATCAGCGCCCATGCCCTCTTCGCCAAGCCCCTGGTGGTCTCGCCACACTCCCGGTTGGCGGTTGAAGTCCTGAACCGTACGGATGCCCTGGGCGTCCTGTGGTGTGACGGCAGGCGGTCAGTGGACCTGCCGCCGGGAGCCAGGGTAGAGGTCACGAAGTCCGCCACTCCGGTGCGGCTCGCGCGCACGCACCAGACGCCGTTTTCCGCCCGCTTGGTCCGGAAGTTCCAGTTGCCCATTCACGGCTGGCGGGGCCCGGCTCCCAAGGCTGAGTCCGTTCACACCGGCCCCATCCCCATCATTCGGACGCCCCGCCCCATGCCCCCGCTCCAGGTACCGCAGGCGGGCCAGCCCGATGTCGAAACCGATCCGCCGACCGCAAAGTGA
- the recN gene encoding DNA repair protein RecN, with protein sequence MLEELRIRDLGVIADATLPLGPGLSVVTGETGAGKTMVVTAVGLLLGARSDAGAVRSGAKSATAEAVLKLDAGHPAIARALEAGAEAEEFDGGAELILARRLGSDGRSRAFLGGRAAPVGVLAEIGETLVVVHGQSDQIRLKGAAAQRGALDKFAGEALSGPLAVYQDLYNRWKSSQAELDTLRSAARDRLREAESLETALAEIDQVDPQPGEDELLKAEAVKLANVEELRIAASTAHQALIAEDFGEAGDATTLVDAAKRTLEHVAEHDAELGSAAARLAEVGFLLNDIATELASYQAGLDTEGPERLAEIEDRRAALAKLVRKYAPTIDEVLVWAENARIRYDELQDDSTRIEALDAEVVKAEADLKKQAAAISKTRAKAAKDLSARVSAELKALAMADATLVITIDPAGQLTPYGADEISFLLQPHSGAPARPLGKGASGGELSRVMLAIEVVLAAVDPVPTFVFDEVDAGVGGRAAVEIGRRLAMLARHVQVLVVTHLPQVAAFADQHITVTKTSVRGADGKTATGFTSSDVRLLDGSERVRELARMLAGQEDSESAQAHAQELLDDAKLLPQRA encoded by the coding sequence ATGCTTGAAGAACTGAGAATCCGCGATCTGGGCGTCATTGCTGACGCAACGCTGCCGCTGGGGCCAGGCCTGAGCGTGGTGACCGGTGAGACAGGTGCGGGCAAGACCATGGTGGTCACCGCCGTCGGGCTCCTGCTGGGTGCCCGCTCCGACGCCGGGGCGGTGAGGAGCGGTGCCAAGAGTGCCACCGCCGAGGCAGTGCTCAAGCTCGACGCCGGCCATCCCGCCATAGCCAGGGCTTTGGAGGCGGGTGCCGAGGCGGAGGAGTTCGACGGCGGCGCGGAGCTGATCCTGGCCCGCCGCCTCGGCTCGGACGGCCGCAGCCGTGCTTTCCTGGGCGGCAGGGCCGCCCCGGTGGGCGTCCTCGCCGAGATCGGCGAGACCCTCGTGGTGGTCCATGGCCAGTCGGACCAGATCCGGCTTAAGGGAGCCGCCGCCCAGCGGGGCGCCCTGGACAAGTTCGCCGGTGAGGCGCTGTCCGGCCCGCTGGCCGTCTACCAGGACCTGTACAACCGCTGGAAGTCCAGCCAGGCGGAGCTGGACACGCTCCGCAGCGCCGCCCGCGACAGGCTGCGCGAAGCTGAGTCCCTGGAGACCGCCCTGGCGGAGATTGACCAGGTGGATCCGCAGCCGGGGGAGGACGAGCTGCTCAAGGCCGAGGCCGTAAAGCTGGCCAACGTGGAGGAGCTCCGCATCGCAGCGAGCACCGCCCACCAGGCGCTCATCGCCGAGGACTTCGGCGAAGCCGGTGACGCCACCACACTGGTTGACGCCGCCAAGCGGACGCTGGAGCATGTGGCAGAGCACGACGCCGAGCTCGGCTCAGCGGCTGCGCGGCTGGCCGAGGTGGGCTTCCTGCTCAACGACATCGCCACCGAGCTGGCCAGCTACCAGGCCGGCCTGGACACGGAAGGGCCGGAACGGCTCGCGGAAATAGAGGACCGCCGGGCCGCCCTGGCCAAGCTGGTCCGCAAGTACGCCCCGACAATTGACGAGGTCCTCGTCTGGGCGGAGAACGCCCGCATCCGTTACGACGAACTGCAGGACGACTCCACCCGGATCGAAGCCTTGGACGCCGAGGTTGTGAAGGCTGAGGCGGACCTGAAGAAGCAGGCCGCCGCAATCAGCAAGACCAGGGCCAAGGCCGCCAAGGACCTTTCGGCCCGGGTCAGCGCGGAGCTGAAGGCGCTGGCGATGGCCGATGCCACCCTGGTCATCACCATCGACCCGGCCGGCCAGCTAACACCGTATGGCGCCGACGAGATCAGCTTCCTCCTGCAGCCGCACTCCGGTGCGCCCGCCCGGCCGTTGGGCAAGGGCGCATCCGGCGGTGAACTCTCGCGCGTCATGCTCGCCATTGAGGTGGTGCTGGCCGCCGTGGACCCCGTCCCCACGTTCGTCTTCGACGAGGTGGACGCCGGTGTGGGCGGACGTGCCGCCGTCGAGATCGGCCGCAGGCTGGCCATGCTGGCCCGCCACGTCCAGGTGCTGGTGGTCACGCACCTTCCGCAGGTGGCCGCCTTCGCGGACCAGCACATCACGGTCACCAAAACCTCAGTCAGGGGAGCCGACGGCAAAACAGCCACGGGGTTCACCTCAAGTGATGTCCGCCTCCTTGATGGTTCCGAACGGGTCCGCGAACTGGCGCGCATGCTGGCAGGCCAGGAGGATTCGGAGTCGGCGCAGGCCCACGCACAGGAACTGCTGGACGACGCCAAACTCCTGCCGCAGCGGGCCTGA
- a CDS encoding HelD family protein: MLDADLAHERDYVAGLYARLEELREEKRRQLAQVRRAGAVGTMQNVSERDAFAALYEDRLAQLDAVDDRLVFGRLDLDSGEAQYIGRIGLTTEDLQRLMVDWRAPEAGHFYQATAFDRQGVRRRRHLILQGREVKAIEDDVLDADMLADNESLQGEGALLAALNSKRTGRMSDIVSTIQSEQDRIIRSSISGALVVQGGPGTGKTAVALHRAAYLLYTHRDRLKTAGVLLVGPSSSFMKYIERVLPSLGETGVVMASLGRLMPGIHAVPEPDPAVAAIKGRLDMAGVVANAVANRQRMPAEDRILEVDGRKLVLTPRQVRRARERARSTGKPHNEARVTFVKILLRELTEQMTELVEAGNIGNNADRSYLAEDVRSARDVRIALNLCWMPMTPEKLISELFSKPAILEACTPKLAPAERALLLRPADAPWTESDVPLLDEAAELLGELDPAAGRGLAQQEHDRARDLANAKQTLVNMEAAGVDPLMSAEELAEQNQEQETRQTAAERATSDRTWAFGHIVVDEAQELSPMQWRLLVRRCPLKSFTIVGDIAQTSSVAGANSWQGALGPMFGERWQLEELTVNYRTPSQIAEAAVRMANAAGLVVSAPKAVREGRWSPVIDEVDPGQVVSRLVDVLPEELDALDGGLLAVIADGAFLPEATAALRAAYGRRVGTGAGSYEQDIVVISPREAKGLEFDGVVVLEPSMMLNHEHGKVGDLYVAMTRATQRLRLIASEPVPAGIKR; this comes from the coding sequence ATGCTCGACGCCGATTTGGCCCACGAACGGGACTATGTTGCCGGCCTGTATGCGCGGCTGGAAGAGCTGCGCGAGGAAAAGCGGCGCCAACTGGCCCAGGTCCGTCGGGCCGGGGCTGTGGGCACCATGCAGAACGTCTCTGAGCGTGATGCGTTCGCTGCCCTGTATGAGGACCGCCTGGCCCAGCTCGATGCTGTTGATGACCGCCTGGTCTTCGGCCGCCTGGACCTGGACTCCGGCGAAGCGCAGTACATTGGCCGCATTGGCCTCACCACGGAGGACCTGCAACGGCTCATGGTGGACTGGCGCGCGCCCGAGGCCGGCCATTTCTACCAGGCCACTGCGTTTGACCGGCAGGGCGTCCGCCGCCGCCGGCACCTCATCCTGCAGGGCCGTGAGGTCAAGGCCATCGAGGACGACGTCCTTGACGCGGACATGCTTGCGGACAACGAGTCGCTGCAGGGCGAAGGCGCCCTGCTCGCCGCGCTGAACTCCAAGCGCACCGGCCGGATGTCGGACATCGTCAGCACCATCCAGTCCGAGCAGGACCGGATCATCCGTTCGTCGATTTCCGGCGCGCTCGTGGTGCAGGGCGGTCCCGGTACCGGCAAGACCGCTGTTGCCCTGCACCGCGCCGCCTACCTGCTCTACACCCACCGCGACCGCCTCAAGACCGCCGGCGTACTGCTGGTGGGCCCGTCGTCGTCGTTCATGAAGTACATCGAACGGGTGCTGCCATCCCTCGGTGAGACCGGCGTGGTCATGGCCAGCCTGGGCCGCCTCATGCCCGGAATCCACGCTGTCCCCGAGCCTGACCCCGCGGTTGCCGCCATCAAGGGGCGGCTGGACATGGCCGGCGTCGTGGCCAATGCCGTGGCCAACCGGCAGCGGATGCCCGCCGAAGACCGGATCCTTGAAGTCGACGGCCGGAAACTCGTGCTGACGCCGCGCCAGGTGCGCCGTGCAAGGGAACGGGCACGCTCCACCGGCAAGCCCCACAACGAGGCACGCGTGACGTTCGTCAAGATCCTGCTCCGGGAACTGACCGAACAGATGACGGAGCTCGTGGAAGCCGGGAACATCGGCAACAACGCCGACCGCTCCTACCTGGCCGAGGACGTGCGCAGCGCCCGTGACGTGCGGATCGCCCTCAACCTTTGCTGGATGCCCATGACGCCGGAAAAACTGATCTCCGAGCTCTTCAGTAAGCCTGCCATCCTGGAAGCCTGCACGCCCAAGCTCGCCCCGGCGGAGCGCGCCCTGCTGCTGCGCCCCGCGGACGCGCCCTGGACAGAGTCCGATGTGCCCCTCCTGGATGAGGCTGCGGAGCTGCTCGGCGAGCTTGATCCGGCGGCGGGGCGTGGGCTGGCCCAGCAGGAACACGACCGCGCCCGGGACCTTGCGAACGCGAAGCAGACGCTGGTCAACATGGAGGCGGCGGGCGTGGACCCGCTGATGTCGGCCGAGGAACTGGCCGAGCAGAACCAGGAGCAGGAAACAAGGCAGACCGCCGCGGAGCGCGCCACAAGCGACCGCACCTGGGCCTTCGGCCACATCGTGGTGGACGAGGCGCAGGAGCTTTCGCCCATGCAGTGGCGCCTGCTGGTCCGCCGTTGCCCCCTTAAGTCCTTCACGATCGTCGGGGACATCGCGCAGACGAGTTCGGTGGCCGGCGCAAATTCGTGGCAGGGCGCGCTTGGTCCCATGTTCGGTGAGCGCTGGCAGCTGGAGGAGCTGACGGTCAACTACCGGACACCCTCCCAGATTGCTGAGGCTGCCGTCCGGATGGCCAACGCGGCCGGACTGGTAGTCTCGGCGCCCAAGGCTGTCCGCGAAGGACGCTGGTCGCCTGTCATTGACGAGGTGGATCCGGGCCAGGTGGTCAGCCGCCTGGTTGACGTCCTCCCCGAGGAACTGGACGCGCTCGACGGCGGACTCCTCGCGGTCATCGCGGACGGCGCCTTTTTGCCGGAAGCCACAGCGGCCCTCCGCGCCGCCTACGGGCGCCGTGTGGGGACAGGCGCAGGCAGCTATGAGCAGGACATCGTGGTGATCAGCCCCCGGGAAGCCAAGGGGCTGGAGTTCGACGGCGTCGTGGTGCTGGAGCCGTCCATGATGCTGAACCATGAACACGGCAAGGTGGGGGACCTGTATGTGGCGATGACCCGCGCCACCCAGCGGCTGCGGCTTATTGCTTCGGAACCTGTGCCGGCGGGGATCAAGCGCTGA